From Argopecten irradians isolate NY chromosome 3, Ai_NY, whole genome shotgun sequence:
ATGTTGTAAGAGATAGTCCCGTACTGTACAACTCCTACTCTCCTGTTTAAAGGTGAGATGATGTTGTAAGAGATAAACCTGTACTTTTTACAACTCCTACTCTCCTGTTTAAAGGTTAGATCATGTTGTAAGAGATAGTCCCGTACTGTGTACAACTCCTACTCTCCTGTTTAAAGGTGAGATGATGTTGTAAGAGATAGTCCCGTACTGTGTACAACTCCTACTCTCGTGTTTAAAGGTGAGATGATGTTGTAGGAGATAGTCCCGTACTGTGTACAACTCCTACTCTCCTGTTTAAAAGTTAGATCATTCCCGATGTTGTGTACAACTCCTACTCTCGTGTGTAAAGGTGAGATGATGTTCTAAGAGATAGTCCCGTACTGTGTACAACTCCTACTCTCCTGTTTAAAGGTTAGATCATTCCCGATGTTGTGTACAACTCCTACTCTCGTGTGTAAAGGTGAGATGATGTTCTAAGAGATAGTCCCGTACTGTGTACAACTCCTACTCTCGTGTTTAAAGGTGAGATGATGTTGTAAGAGATAGTCCTGTACTGTGTACAACTCCTACTCTCCTTTTCTATATATAAAGCAAATGTTTAAgctatttaagtttgtttaatGATTTAATCTCAAGCAACACCTGCATTGCAAGCATTTTGTTAGAATGTTAAAATTGTGCCTGCTGCTCCAattcatgatcgtaaaaggcgactaaatataaAACCTTTCTCTCGTGGCTTTACCAtacaaaatcatatatttaacatCTAGTGTTCACATTAAGAGAATATTAGCTTATTATTATTAACTGGTTTGTAGTGACAGGAAAGTTTTCATGAGAAAGAAACCTtctctatgatatttgagacagaaatcaaatatattttgatcTAGGTAGCTACTAGAATtgacaaagggaagtaacttgaTAGATAAATGTTAGTCTACATGAGCTATCTTGTTTTTTGGTTGCAAATCATATAAACTGATCATGTTTTCAGGAAAAAGCTTTATCTCCGAACAAAACCGACGATACCGCCCTAGGTCACATGGTTGTTTTACTGCAATATGATTGGCCACGTCAGGAACAGTTATTTCAGCAAATAGTTAAAAAGATCAGAAGTCAAGGATCATTTACGTATAACCTGTTCTTCAACTTCATCATCAGTATCCTCAAATACCACTGCTGACTGTTGTGTTTCTGTTATGTTAACTTCTTAATATCAGACAATACTTAGGATTCACACCATAGCTAATCTGAGCATTGTTAAAAAACAGTTCCTTTATCAAAATCAACCAATAGTAATGGTAAATGACAGTTTATTAAATCCGATTTGAAAAAGAACTACAGCAATACAATTCAATTTAAGtcctcttttcaaatatttatcgATTGGTAGATaattatgttttcaaaatttacTTTTTCTTCCTAGTATAGTACAAAGGCGTTTCTGCATTAAAATTGTTAAATGTTACTGCTTTACATAGTGATTTCTCTGGTACATAAAATTCCttgaatatattaatttaaaaatgaaatattactttatgtttttgtctttttgtcAAGCTTATTTCCATATGCATCATTTGATTTCCTAACCATGGcagatattgatattttggaGGAGTTTGCTTTTCTGAAAACACAGGAAGGAGGCAAGGTTTCTCTGGACATCCTTCCTGTCAGCACAAAGGCTATTGCACAGTAAGTTCTAacttattatcaaaattaaagatTCTTACACCTTTTTCATTAAATATCATTGCACTGACTTAACACCAATATACAGGTATCAGATAGATTAACTATTACCCCTAACTTAACTAGTAGTATCAATTAATAGATTCTACTAATCTGATGGCAGAGAATGGTGACAGTCGTTTCCTGTCTGATCTTCAACAAGACTTGTTTTGCAGTCTTATAAATTTCATACTGTTTTACTGCAGACTGTCTGGTCATTCTTTTGAAATGATATCTACTTTTGTTTTGCATTAACTAATGTCAATCAATGCATGAATGAGGTCATTGTACTGACTTTGtcatcaatatacaatatacaggtattaGAAAGATAACTATTACCGCTAACTTGATTAGTAGTATCAATTAGTGGATTTTACTTCTCTATATCTGATGATTTATATTACAGACAGAGAACGGTGACAAGAGGTGTAaacaaaaatgtgaaggaaGACTTCAAACATACGATGGAAAAACAAGTGGCTCGGTCAGAGGAGAACATTGACACACTTATACGTAGTTTCTTAATGGAGGAGAGACAGCAGATTGTGAAGAGTGTGTGACAGGACAGAGAGGCTGTCATGGCGGTTTGTGTTACAACAGCTGACATGTAAAAGTGACATAATATTATGAGGTTACTGTTCAATTAGTAGGACAGATACTCAatagaaaatatcacaaataaaacATTGAGCATATTTCACCAAAGACAGACCATTACGTTATCATTGCTATAAGACTGGACAGTTTAGAATGGAGATATTGTACAATTTAGGAAGTTAAATCACCGACATAGATAGCAACATATCTAGAAACAAAACACATCAGAAAGTGATCAGTATCTGACTTGGTTGTCAATACTGTCAGGGGAACTAATTCTGTGGCCAGCATATTAAATGtataacaggagaggagaaaatgtagcggccagaccgggattcgaaccagGAACcatccgaacactagccgagtgctctaccgactgagctacctggtcaccgatgatcgacccagtccaatccctcTACACATGTATAAACTGTCAAGGTAAATAACCATAGCTTACAGAATTCTTGTCTTATATTCCGAGTCGCACGTGTTGTTTCATATTCTAGGTCCTACCTAAAGATAAGAAATAACATATGCCACCCTATTTGCTGTTAATGAGTCTGGATGATAGCTTTCAAGGaagatatttaatgtttatattcaACCTATTATCTACATGTTTTTTTCTTGGAGAAAAGTAGTAGATGCTGGTAGTCTCTATACTTTTTGGGGGGTGTACTGTACTCTGGGTGTCATGTTCATGACCCAAACTAAAATAACAAACAGCAACAAATCGTTTTCAAGTGAACACATTTATTCAGGTAATTTATGATGGTCTGATGTTCATGTTCTCTTcctgtaaaacatttaaaacaaatcacaATTTTTTTCAAGATTATTAAGGCATGTACAACTGTCATTGCATATAATAATTTGGTAATCAAGATTACTTCATTTAAGTGAGTGAAGGTAAATGTGTTTCATTGAAGTGTATATTAGAGTTATAAACAGTTTGATTTTCTTGTTGGACCATTCCGTTTTTGCATTAAAGAGTTATTCTCCTTGTTGGAAGGtatatattatgacatcattactTTGTGAAAGAAACTCGCCTCCTTTTCTCTGTAGAAATGAGGTTGTTGCGCTCTCAAACACATGTGGTCACAATCAACATCTACATGCAAGAACAGATAACTCTTGTATGCTAAAACGGAATATTATATGCAGTTTATGTAGTTTGTGTATATACCTGTGTAGGTACTCTTTGTATACATATGTGGACCATGTATAAATAAGAGGTCTAGAGGGCCTGTTTCTATCTCCTGGTTTGTTATACCAAGAAATGCTCTTAATACAAGTTCAGAGTTTAATCCCTCAAacatttgactatttccatagaAACAACCTCTCATACATTAACCATGGTTTAGCACTCATAATGGTACCATCCCTTTGGGATTGGGATTCAAAATCATACAAAAGGTTGGGTTGATCCCTGGGACCTGAGCATGAGAGACCAAAATGGATGGTCTATTTggatatttccatataaacgactttttatATGAAACTAAGCATTAATTTAATCTATTAATATATAACCTTAAATGACCATAAGCATTTAAGTCATACACATTCAACTAATGAGGAAATACATCACGTACTCAAATTCACAGATGGACTGGAAGTGATTGTCACAGACGTTATCGTTCCATTGGTAGTTGTAGGATTCCCCATACTCCACACAGTGTTCAGGAAGTCCCTTGTGCTTATTTGGTTCTCCCGGCTTCCAGTTCTTGTAGGTCATGGGCTGGAATTTGTAGTCCCACATGAAATGTCTATCTATCTCATTGTCTGTCCCGTCTATCCAAAACTCTCCGGAGTATTGTGCTGTCAAAGATACAGATAATAGTTAACATGAAAACTCTCCGGACCATTCCACTGACAAAGATAAGGTAATAATTAACATCAAAACTCTCCGGAGTATTCcactgacaaagatacagatAATAATTAACATCAAAACTCTCCGGAGCATTCCACTGACAAAGATAAGGTAATAATTAACATCAAAACTCTCCGGAGCATTCCACTGGCAAAGATACATATAATGATTAACATCAGAAACTATCCGGAGTATTCCACTGACAAAGATAAGGTAATAATTAACATCAAAACTCTCCGGAGTATTCcactgacaaagatacagatAATAATTAACATCAAAACTCTCCGGAGTATTCCACTGgcaaagatacatgtacatataacaatTAACATCAGAAACTATCCGGAGTATTCCACTGTCAATGATAAGgtaataattaatatcaaaactcTCCGGAGCATTCCACTGGCAAAGATACATATAATGATTAACATCAGAAACTATCCGGAGTATTCCACTGGCAATGATCAGGTAATAATTAACATCAAAACTCTCCGGAGTATTCcactgacaaagatacagatAATAATTAACATCAAAACTCTCCGGAGTATTCCACTGgcaaagatacatgtacatataacaatTAACATCAGAAACTATCCGGAGTATTCCACTGACAATGATAAGgtaataattaatatcaaaactcTCCGGAGCATTCCACTGGCAAAGATACATATAATGATTAACATCAGAAACTATCCGGAGTATTCCACTGACAAAGATAAGGTAATAATTAACATCAAAACTCTCCGGAGTATTCcactgacaaagatacagatAATAATTAACATCAAAACTCTCCGGAGTATTCCACTGgcaaagatacatgtacatataacaatTAACATCAGAAACTATCCGGAGTATTCCACTGGCAATGATAAGgtaataattaatatcaaaactcTCCGGAGCATTCCACTGGCAAAGATACATATAATGATTAACATCAGAAACTATCCGGAGTATTCCACTGGCAATGATAAGgtaataattaatatcaaaactaTCCGGAGTATTCCACTGACAAAGATAAGgtaataattaatatcaaaactaTCCGGAGTATTCCACTGGCAATGATAAGgtaataattaatatcaaaactaTCCGGAGTATTCCACTGGCAATGATAAGGTAATAATTAACATCAAAACTCTCCGGAGTATTCcactgacaaagatacagatAATAATTAACATCAAAACTCTCCGGAGCATTCCACTGgcaaagatacatgtacatataacaatTAACATCAGAAACTATCCGGAGTATTCCACTGACAAAGATAAGGTAATAATTAACATCAAAACTCTCCGGAGTATTCCACTGgcaaagatacatgtacatataacaatTAACATCAGAAACTATCCGGAGTATTCCACTGGCAATGATAAGgtaataattaatatcaaaactcTCCGGAGCATTCCACTGGCAAAGATACATATAATGATTAACATCAGAAACTATCCGGAGTATTCCACTGGCAATGATAAGgtaataattaatatcaaaactaTCCGGAGTATTCCACTGACAAAGATAAGgtaataattaatatcaaaactaTCCGGAGTACTCCACTGGCAATGATAAGgtaataattaatatcaaaactaTCCGGAGTATTCCACTGACAAAGATAAGgtaataattaatatcaaaactaTCCGGAGTATTCCACTGGCAATGATAAGgtaataattaatatcaaaactaTCCGGAGTATTCCATTGACAAAGATAAGgtaataattaatatcaaaactaTCCGGAGTATTCCATTGACAAAGATAAGGTAATAATTAACATCAAAACTCTCCGGAGTATTCCACTGGCAATGATAAGgtaataattaatatcaaaactaTCCGGAGTATTCCAttgacaaagatacaggtaACATTAATGTTAATCATCACGGAGTTGAAATGTTTATCGTCACGGAGTGGAAATGTTTATCGTCACAGAGTGGAAAAAGCTGACTTGATGGTCTCAGAAATATTCCGCTGACAATTTCATTAATGTTGCCACTGCAAGTAGTATTTCACAAcgatgcatatatatatatcaattcgTGTTGTTCAAAACATAGAGTCGTTTGCCAAATTAagaaatgtaattaatatttaatcttGCAAACATTTGTAAAGCTATAAACGACATTCTAAATATATCCACGAACTTATTTTATAGATACAAGTACAATACCTTGGCGAGGTTTGATGTAGTTGGTGAGGAAATTCTGCTCTTCGGCCCTTTCTATTTTTACAAGATGGCCTCCTTGATGATGGTATTCACAATTTCTCTGAAAGGAAATTGGTTATATAGTTATGCCATACCGctgattgtttttattataatttgtacaagagaatacaaatatttgaacTTTGCATGAGAATAGTTTAAAACTGACTTAAATGTGTGTCTTTCGTCCGTGTTCTGTCGTCCTTCCGTACGTCCCTCCTTTcataaacatatttcaatttGACCCAGATACGAAAATAAGATGACTggcaggcagccatctttgatttcggcaAGTGAATTTGTTATCGCTAATTCTCATAACGTAATAAAAGGATccctctcaaattccatatgtatgTTCCTCTTGTTGCCTAGACAGTATGCGTAATTTATTTTGTGACCACCGATCCGAAGTCCATCATGCAGCTATCATGACGTTTGACAATTGAACTCAGTAGTATGACTATTTCTCATTACGTGAGCCTATATAAAGTAAAAGGTATCCTCACCTATTCCATAGACAGTCAAAGCTGCCTATGAAAGCCCAAGAACGGGACAAGGAAAAGTCTTTATCGTAAAGTGGTCTTTATTACCAGGTCAATTTGTGTCATGAACGGCCCTTCAAGATCATATGCAGTAAAAAATATGGTCTTTATATAGTTATGCATGTCACAATCTGGGACTAATTAGAAAAGAACATGGTTTAGGTTTTGGTAATTTCAGTATGGTGCTTCTACAatgtatgtttactttgtatgAAGAGGGAAAGAAGGTAAatgcagagaaaagatcccacTTGCCTTTTATAAACGGTGATCATTATATGATAGGCGCCATGATCGCTCTGAGATCTCTTGTTAGAGAGGATGcctgtatatttacattcacttgtcacttctactatataaactaaccaagccAAACTGAAGTCTATGagggtataactgacacccaaaacgttaCTATTATGAAGTATACGTTGACATTGTCACGTCAACTGAtgaccgtcaaaatggctgttccatcttgtggagtTTATCGTCGTTGATGAACGGTTTTCCTggtcaaacaaaaataattttcatgcaGAGATCTCCAAAAtgtattaataatgtaaatttatGTATTAAACCATCTTCCTATAGAAtctatggtctgtattgatgccaaagctttgcagacaatcatttCATAAATCGCTAGCACGCatttatgaagattgtctgcaaagctctggcatctatttAGACCATAGATTCCATAGGAAGAAAGTTAAATGCTTACTGACAGTAAGTGTATCTCTTATTACTGTACTTTTGACAGATTAAatcattcataaatcatttgccTATTTGTtttggataagatatgtcagggCAATAACGATCTTAGAGTTTGATAAATTACATGTTACTAGTACCACGACaatgcatttcatttttttttcaatttcaatttccttTCCTTCAACtttcttagtcttctcctgtaATTTGTGGTACAAACACACAAaattaaacatatacatagTAAGGTTTATGAagataaatattataatgatgTGTATAATGATGACATCATTGTTAGGTCCGTAAAGATTATGaaagtatgacgtcattgtataATGATTTATCGGCATTAATCATAATGACGTCGTTCAAAATAATGTAAGCATTACGTCAGCTTCTGCCCACGTTTTGGTATCCTTGACGATCATGTAGCAGGAATTCTGGAACTCTATGTCCCATGGCGACGGACATGCGCAGTACACCACTGtggatatttatatttaaacattaatgaTGAGTTAGGTTAGGTCTCTTGCATTTTGGTACGCTTAATAGTGTACCTGCTATTGTTACTTATCATTATTTATACTTAGAAACAATTAAAGACATTTGATTAAcgaatacatttaaaattgtgTAAGAAAAGTGTTGCAGGAGCAACAGTCTTGAATTGCCGTAGTAAAGTTAACGATGAAAGCTAATCTGGTTAGGAATTAAAGATAAGATCTGGAATGACGAAGCAATATGATATTATGATATTCCATAAAGGGGCAACACTTTTATTGGCAGAAGAAGGTTTAATTCTAAGGATGTGTTTTGTCCCACCATTTGAAtcacattaaaaaaatcactttcaACATAAGTGACGGGTTAGAGACAATACGAAATCAAAGGTGCCATACTTACCCGGTAGAATTAAAAGTAAAACtctgacgtccatgtttgtGCCCCGCGTGAAGAACTTGTGACTCCTACTGATTAGAGGTATTTCCGGTGTTTTTGATGTGACACGTCCTACCATTTTGTTTGATACCATATTCTAAAGATAGATTCATATCTATAAGCACTTACTGTACGTCCgaagtatacaatgtacatacaaatTTCCTTTACGTTAACAttcttaaaattattttatctggCATTATGATTTTGGTTCCAAGATACACACTAACTTGCTAACAGCTTCTTCTCCCCATTCTTTTGAGTGTTATTTGTTTTCCTGCCTGGTCTTCAACCACACTTGCTTTGCAGTCTTATGTATTTCATAATGTTTTCCTGCAGACTGTctggtcattcatttgaaatgatatctacttttgttttgaattaacTAATGTCTGTCAATGCATGAATGAGGTCATTGTACTGACATTATCATCAATATACAATGTGCAGGTATTAGAAAGATAACTATTACCGCTAACTTGATTAGTAGTATCAATTAGCAGATTTTACTTCTCTATATCTGATGATATATATTAGACAGAGAACGGTGACAAGAGGTGTAaacaaaaatgtgaaggaaGACTTCAAACATACGATGGAAAAACAAGTGGCTCGGTCAGAGGAGAACATTGACACACTTATACGTAGTTTCTTAATGGAGGAGAGACAGCAGACTGTGAAGAGTGTGTGATAAAAGTCATAATGACTTACTGTTACTGTTCAATTAGCAAGGCAGATACTCAATAGAAAACATCTCAAATAAAGCATGTTATACAGGAATCAGACACCACAGAACATTCCTCACTTATCTTTGCTATAGGACTGGAATGTGTTGAATGAAGTACTAGTAAGGGAATAAACCCACCTGAAATCTTTGCTATAGGACTGGAATGTGTTGAATGAAGTACTAGTTAGGGAATAAACCCACCTGAAATCTTTGCTTTAGGACTGGAATGGGTTGAATGAAGTACTAGTTAGGGAGTAAACCCACAGAAATCTTTGTTATAGGACTGGAATGTGTTGAATGAAGTACTAGTTAGGGAGTAAACCCACCTGAAATCTTTGCTTTAGGACTGGAATGTGTTGAATGAAGTACTAGTAAGGGAGTAAACCCACCTGAAATCTTTGCTTTAGGACTGGGATGTGTTGAATGAAGTACTAGTTAGGGAATAAACCCACCAGAAATCTTTGCTATAGAACTGGAATGTGTTGAATGAAGTACTAGTTAGGGAGTAAACCTACGAGAAATCTTTGCTGTAGGGCTGGAATGTGTTAAATGAAGTACTAGTTAGGGAGTAAACCCACCAGAAATCTTTGCTATAGGACTGGAATGTGTTGAATGAAGTACTAGTTAGGGAATAAACCCACCAGAAATCTTTGTTATAGGACTGGAATGtgttgaatgaagtactggttAGGGAGTAAACTCACCAGAATTCTTTGCTGTAGGACTGGAATGTGTTGAATGAAGTACTAGTTAGGGAATAAACCCACCAGAAATCTTTGCTATAGGACTGGAATGTGTTGAATGAAGTACTAGTTAGAGAGTAAACCTACCAGAAATCTTTGCTATAGGACTGGAATGTGTTGAATGAAGTACTAGTTAGAGAGTAAACCCACCAAAAATCTTTGCTATAGGACTGGAATGTGTTGAATGAAGTACTAGTTAGGGAGTAAACCCACCAGAAATCTTTGCTATAGGACTGGAATGTGTTGAATGAAGTACTAGTTAGAGAGTAAACCCACCAAAAATCTTTGCTGTAGGACTGGAATGTGTTGAATGAAGTACTAGTTAGAGAGTAAACCCACCAAAAATCTTTGCTGTAGGACTGGAATGTGTTAAATGAAGTACTAGTAAGGGAGTAAACCCACCAGAAAT
This genomic window contains:
- the LOC138317792 gene encoding perlucin-like protein isoform X1; the encoded protein is MVSNKMVGRVTSKTPEIPLISRSHKFFTRGTNMDVRVLLLILPVVYCACPSPWDIEFQNSCYMIVKDTKTWAEADRNCEYHHQGGHLVKIERAEEQNFLTNYIKPRQAQYSGEFWIDGTDNEIDRHFMWDYKFQPMTYKNWKPGEPNKHKGLPEHCVEYGESYNYQWNDNVCDNHFQSICEFEYVMYFLIS
- the LOC138317792 gene encoding perlucin-like protein isoform X2, yielding MVSNKMVGRVTSKTPEIPLISRSHKFFTRGTNMDVRVLLLILPVVYCACPSPWDIEFQNSCYMIVKDTKTWAEADRNCEYHHQGGHLVKIERAEEQNFLTNYIKPRQAQYSGEFWIDGTDNEIDRHFMWDYKFQPMTYKNWKPGEPNKHKGLPEHCVEYGESYNYQWNDNVCDNHFQSICEFEKRT